A window of Acropora muricata isolate sample 2 chromosome 3, ASM3666990v1, whole genome shotgun sequence contains these coding sequences:
- the LOC136911507 gene encoding uncharacterized protein, whose protein sequence is MDIEKHMNNRPLTYIESERGEDQVLTPNLIMWGQGAHNLEDIEVEDDELTRFHRRLNNAKQHAWSQFQREYLHSLMESHRVKRLDAHAPEVGEIVLILGEEKNRGRWKKGKVIRIVKGADGVARGVILLHKGKQLERPIQSVCPLEIRSAEDEPEQVACPKRREPTKERRGAAVDAASHIKNIFRDDD, encoded by the coding sequence ATGGACATCGAAAAGCACATGAACAATCGTCCTCTGACGTACATTGAAAGTGAGAGGGGGGAGGACCAAGTCTTAACACCGAACCTTATCATGTGGGGTCAAGGTGCACACAATCTGGAAGACATCGAAGTCGAAGATGATGAACTGACAAGGTTTCACAGACGACTGAATAACGCTAAACAACACGCATGGAGTCAATTTCAAAGAGAATATCTTCATAGCCTCATGGAGAGTCATCGAGTGAAGCGACTTGACGCGCATGCCCCAGAAGTCGGAGAAATAGTGCTGATCCTGGGAGAAGAGAAAAACCGAGGACGTTGGAAGAAAGGAAAGGTGATCCGAATCGTTAAAGGAGCGGATGGCGTGGCGAGGGGGGTGATCTTGCTACACAAGGGAAAGCAATTGGAGAGACCGATACAGTCTGTGTGCCCCTTGGAGATAAGAAGCGCAGAGGATGAGCCAGAACAAGTCGCTTGCCCAAAGAGAAGGGAGCCTACCAAAGAAAGGAGGGGAGCAGCTGTGGACGCAGCATCTCACATCAAGAACATTTTCAGAGACGATGATTAA